From the Bdellovibrio reynosensis genome, one window contains:
- the hemL gene encoding glutamate-1-semialdehyde 2,1-aminomutase, translating into MHKVTSEELFQRALKITPGGVHSPVRSFKGLDRAPVFFTKAEGAFLTSVEDKKYIDFCQSFGPLILGHLDPEVKEEVHRMVDTAWTFGATEVYSLELAEWITTTLPFMQKLRFVSSGTEAVMSALRVARAATGRNKILKFEGCYHGHVDNLLVKAGSGLAGTAASSSAGIPAEVAAQTVVSPLDDEAALEAVFAAQGKDIAAVIIEPLPANYGLLVQRPEFLKKVAELCKKNGSLLIYDEVISGFRVGLGGMVAETGITPDLVTYGKIIGGGFPVGCYGGKAELMNMVAPSGDVYQAGTLSANPVGMRAGLTTLKKMQRLDGWNLLNKRTEKFAQTLRDGLAKKGSDLQVSQVASLFWIHGKTPAPIRSIAQIPANQGGTFKGLFLKALDKGVYLAPNAYEVGFVSWAHSDELLEEAAHIIISAAE; encoded by the coding sequence ATGCACAAAGTAACCTCGGAAGAATTATTTCAACGCGCTTTAAAAATCACTCCGGGTGGAGTTCATTCTCCGGTTCGTTCTTTTAAAGGTTTAGACCGTGCGCCTGTTTTCTTTACCAAAGCTGAAGGTGCATTTTTAACTTCGGTTGAAGATAAAAAATATATCGATTTCTGCCAAAGCTTTGGACCTTTAATTTTGGGTCACTTGGATCCTGAAGTGAAAGAAGAAGTTCATCGCATGGTGGACACAGCTTGGACATTCGGTGCGACTGAAGTTTATTCTTTGGAATTGGCTGAATGGATCACGACGACTTTACCGTTCATGCAAAAGCTTCGTTTCGTATCTTCTGGTACTGAAGCTGTGATGAGTGCTTTGCGCGTGGCTCGCGCGGCAACGGGCCGTAATAAAATTTTAAAATTTGAAGGCTGCTATCATGGTCACGTTGATAACTTGTTAGTAAAAGCTGGTAGCGGCTTAGCCGGAACTGCGGCGTCTTCTAGTGCAGGTATCCCTGCTGAAGTAGCAGCGCAAACAGTTGTATCACCTTTGGATGATGAAGCGGCTTTAGAGGCTGTGTTTGCAGCCCAAGGTAAAGACATCGCCGCTGTGATCATTGAACCGTTGCCAGCAAACTACGGTCTTTTAGTGCAACGTCCAGAGTTCCTTAAAAAAGTGGCTGAGCTTTGCAAAAAGAACGGCAGCTTATTGATTTATGATGAAGTGATCTCTGGATTCCGCGTAGGTCTTGGCGGCATGGTTGCTGAAACCGGAATTACTCCAGATTTAGTGACTTACGGTAAAATCATCGGTGGTGGTTTCCCTGTGGGTTGCTACGGCGGTAAAGCTGAATTGATGAACATGGTTGCGCCAAGTGGTGATGTTTACCAAGCTGGTACATTAAGTGCGAATCCTGTGGGTATGCGTGCGGGTCTTACGACTCTTAAAAAAATGCAGCGCCTAGACGGTTGGAATCTTTTAAATAAACGTACTGAAAAATTCGCGCAAACTTTGCGTGATGGTTTAGCGAAGAAAGGTTCTGACCTGCAAGTAAGCCAAGTGGCTTCTTTATTCTGGATTCATGGCAAAACGCCAGCGCCAATTCGTTCGATTGCACAAATCCCTGCAAACCAAGGTGGCACTTTCAAAGGTCTTTTCTTAAAAGCATTGGATAAAGGTGTTTACCTGGCTCCAAACGCTTATGAAGTGGGATTTGTGTCTTGGGCGCACTCTGATGAATTGTTAGAAGAAGCAGCTCACATCATTATTTCTGCGGCGGAATAA
- a CDS encoding Rossmann-fold NAD(P)-binding domain-containing protein, whose protein sequence is MEDILLVHRKSNRNFSESLQDTAVWKTCLRQILFCTEMELNTIGDVIEKDDIILRGENALGLLLEILCGLHSPIVGETEVFGQFKAFVDSRKQLGDTLFGDHQKWLNFIFAEVKKTRSEHLVGLGSQSYGSLLRRYTKDYDSVTLCGSGQLALEILPWLAHKKSMQIVCREPAKLQAFAEKYNNLSISTYNQAYIHGEAMVIAAPLTDARILELMNKQDNRPLAIYDLRGEENNLPSLVAEQFPNVQVMGLHQFFAEIEEMKKDTATKISALKAILLEKALAFMQRTELRPLGWDDICA, encoded by the coding sequence ATGGAAGATATACTTCTCGTTCACAGAAAATCCAATAGAAACTTCAGCGAGTCTCTGCAAGATACAGCAGTCTGGAAAACGTGTTTACGCCAGATTCTTTTTTGCACAGAGATGGAACTGAACACGATTGGTGATGTTATTGAAAAAGATGACATCATTCTTCGTGGCGAAAATGCGTTGGGTCTTTTGCTTGAGATTCTATGTGGCCTGCATTCACCCATCGTTGGTGAAACGGAAGTCTTCGGTCAGTTTAAGGCGTTCGTTGATTCCCGAAAACAACTTGGCGATACCCTTTTTGGTGACCACCAGAAATGGTTGAACTTCATTTTCGCTGAAGTCAAAAAAACTCGTTCTGAACATCTGGTGGGCTTAGGTTCACAAAGCTACGGCAGTCTGTTACGCCGTTATACTAAAGATTATGATTCAGTGACCCTTTGTGGTTCTGGTCAATTGGCTTTGGAAATCCTTCCATGGCTGGCTCATAAAAAGTCGATGCAAATCGTCTGTCGTGAACCTGCAAAACTTCAAGCGTTTGCAGAGAAGTACAACAACTTGAGCATTTCTACTTACAATCAAGCTTACATACACGGCGAAGCGATGGTGATCGCAGCCCCTTTAACTGATGCCCGCATTTTGGAACTCATGAATAAACAGGACAACCGTCCTTTAGCGATTTATGACCTACGTGGTGAAGAGAACAATCTTCCTTCACTAGTTGCAGAACAATTTCCGAATGTGCAAGTCATGGGACTGCACCAATTCTTTGCAGAGATCGAAGAAATGAAAAAAGATACGGCCACAAAGATCTCTGCCCTGAAAGCGATTCTACTAGAGAAGGCATTAGCCTTCATGCAAAGAACGGAGCTTCGTCCACTTGGGTGGGACGACATATGCGCTTAA
- a CDS encoding TolB family protein: protein MKILISIGSLLLFLGCSHISVTKNLLTPDYLLAKDSKQLTFIGDHAHPRFSLDNKKILFSRLDKNNHRGWQIYELDLTSNKVRRVTYSDGDAFDGSYISESEIIYASTTDEIKESPLLNKTFDKEFPPSDLYMSDLFGTDILRITHQPGYDGEPMFVSNPTRPAIYFSSRRDVVGIYRIDLKSLPVTVVASEKDKEKRFAAITPDQNSLVWVDKNLKTSEQKLRFYDLKTRTAQDLKANEGDYKDLIFAPRPPARLFYSILRKGEKYYQIEVYNLEKKCTQVVFKGTDSLTAPAISSETPEKLAFLRTFEDKKQIYILQLPDDLGPCLEGAAQATLKE from the coding sequence ATGAAGATTCTCATCTCGATTGGCAGCTTGCTTTTGTTTCTTGGCTGTTCGCACATCAGTGTCACTAAAAACTTGCTTACCCCTGATTATCTTTTAGCGAAGGATTCAAAACAGCTTACCTTCATTGGTGACCATGCTCATCCGCGCTTTTCTTTGGATAATAAGAAGATCCTTTTTAGCCGCTTAGATAAAAACAATCACCGCGGCTGGCAGATCTATGAACTAGATTTAACTTCTAACAAAGTTCGCAGAGTCACCTATTCAGATGGCGATGCGTTTGATGGTAGTTACATCAGTGAATCTGAAATCATTTACGCTTCAACCACAGATGAAATTAAAGAAAGTCCTTTGTTAAATAAGACTTTCGATAAAGAATTTCCGCCTTCAGATCTTTATATGAGTGATTTATTCGGAACAGATATTCTGCGTATCACTCATCAGCCGGGGTATGACGGCGAGCCTATGTTTGTTTCCAATCCCACCCGCCCTGCGATTTATTTTAGTTCCCGCCGTGATGTTGTCGGTATTTATCGCATTGATTTAAAAAGTCTTCCGGTCACCGTCGTGGCTTCAGAAAAAGATAAAGAAAAAAGATTTGCAGCTATAACGCCCGATCAGAACAGTCTTGTTTGGGTCGATAAAAATTTAAAAACTTCAGAACAGAAATTACGTTTTTACGATTTAAAAACTAGAACAGCCCAAGATTTAAAAGCTAATGAGGGTGATTATAAAGACCTGATCTTTGCACCACGACCACCGGCAAGGCTTTTTTATAGTATCCTTCGTAAGGGCGAAAAGTATTACCAGATTGAAGTTTATAATCTTGAAAAAAAGTGCACTCAGGTCGTATTTAAGGGAACAGATTCACTCACAGCCCCTGCTATATCTTCAGAAACCCCCGAGAAATTGGCTTTCTTACGAACATTTGAAGATAAAAAACAAATTTACATTCTACAGTTGCCCGACGATTTAGGGCCTTGCCTAGAAGGCGCAGCCCAAGCTACTCTTAAAGAGTGA
- the speB gene encoding agmatinase has product MEYKPLSGREFPRFSAIKTFFRLPYVEVDADYEVGIFGIPYDGGVSYRPGSRFAPAKVREVSSLGRGFHMTRAENFFEKLKVADIGDCPTVPIDQKQTYEKIEKFVGELVAKNKRFLAVGGDHSTTLPVLRALRKKYGKPLAFIHWDAHLDTYPAAWGQEYHHGAFARHAVEEGLVDPKKMIQIGIRGPLAGGDDLDFVNKHGIRVITVDEIRNQTLNDFLKTLPTFDDTPTYISYDVDALDPSCAPGTGTPVPGGLTTYEAQRIFRALQIKNLIGGDVVEVCPAFDNSDITALAALDALFEMLHLFEAK; this is encoded by the coding sequence ATGGAATACAAACCCTTAAGCGGACGCGAGTTTCCCCGATTTTCCGCGATTAAAACCTTCTTTAGACTGCCCTACGTTGAAGTTGATGCAGACTATGAAGTAGGAATCTTCGGAATCCCTTACGACGGGGGAGTTTCTTACAGACCAGGTTCCCGTTTTGCGCCTGCTAAAGTGCGTGAAGTATCAAGTTTAGGCCGTGGCTTCCACATGACCCGCGCTGAAAACTTTTTTGAAAAATTAAAAGTCGCTGACATCGGCGATTGCCCGACAGTTCCTATTGATCAAAAACAAACTTACGAAAAAATTGAAAAGTTCGTTGGCGAGCTGGTCGCTAAAAACAAACGCTTCTTAGCGGTGGGTGGTGACCATTCAACAACGCTACCAGTGTTGCGGGCCTTAAGAAAAAAATACGGAAAGCCGTTGGCATTCATACATTGGGATGCGCATTTAGACACTTACCCTGCAGCGTGGGGGCAAGAATACCATCACGGGGCATTTGCTCGTCACGCAGTTGAAGAAGGCTTAGTAGATCCAAAAAAGATGATACAAATCGGAATCCGCGGCCCCTTAGCAGGTGGTGATGATTTAGATTTCGTGAACAAACACGGCATTCGCGTAATTACTGTCGATGAAATCCGCAATCAGACATTAAATGATTTCTTAAAAACACTCCCAACATTCGACGATACTCCAACTTATATTAGTTACGACGTCGATGCCTTGGACCCTAGTTGCGCCCCGGGAACAGGAACTCCAGTCCCTGGCGGTTTAACAACTTACGAAGCACAAAGAATCTTCCGCGCCCTGCAGATTAAAAACCTAATAGGCGGGGACGTCGTGGAAGTATGCCCAGCGTTTGATAACAGCGACATCACAGCATTAGCTGCATTGGATGCGTTGTTTGAGATGTTGCATTTGTTTGAGGCGAAATAA
- a CDS encoding exo-beta-N-acetylmuramidase NamZ family protein, whose product MKLGVEVLLANPKMLKSLKGKRVGLVCHPASVDENLQHSLDLLSKKIKLSCAFGPQHGVRGDKQDNMIESPDFVDPVHNIPIFSLYGEVRRPTPEMMEHFDVLLFDLQDLGCRIYTFITTLLYVMEECAKLGKEVIVLDRPNPAGRPIEGFKMLPGWESFVGAAPIPMRHGLTVGELALYFKDYYKMDLKLQVVKMKGYAPSKGPGFGWDMKRAWVNPSPNAASLNMARAYSGTVLIEGTTLSEARGTTRALEIIGASDIDFAEVLVRMKKKAPQWFKGVLLRECFFEPTFHKHVGKLCHGFQFHTDIPMYKHDLFKPFRLTALMLKVIREMHPDYPIYRDFAYEYVRDRLAFDVINGGPALKDWIEDKKATVKDLEKALSADEKSWAKERKKYLLYK is encoded by the coding sequence ATGAAGTTAGGTGTAGAAGTTCTTTTAGCAAATCCAAAAATGCTTAAAAGCCTTAAAGGCAAACGCGTGGGTTTAGTTTGTCACCCAGCGAGTGTTGATGAAAACCTGCAACACAGTTTGGATCTGCTTTCTAAAAAAATAAAACTTTCTTGTGCGTTCGGTCCTCAGCATGGTGTGCGCGGCGATAAGCAAGATAACATGATTGAAAGCCCTGACTTTGTTGATCCTGTTCACAATATTCCTATTTTCAGTCTTTATGGTGAAGTTCGCAGACCAACACCTGAAATGATGGAACACTTTGATGTTCTGCTATTTGATCTACAGGATCTAGGCTGCCGCATTTACACTTTTATCACGACTTTGCTTTACGTGATGGAAGAGTGTGCGAAGTTAGGTAAAGAAGTTATCGTGCTTGATCGTCCAAATCCCGCAGGTCGCCCGATTGAAGGGTTTAAAATGTTACCTGGTTGGGAGTCCTTCGTCGGAGCAGCACCAATCCCTATGCGCCACGGTCTGACTGTGGGTGAGTTGGCTTTATACTTTAAAGATTACTACAAAATGGATTTGAAACTTCAGGTCGTGAAAATGAAAGGTTATGCACCTTCTAAAGGACCGGGTTTTGGTTGGGACATGAAGCGCGCGTGGGTGAATCCTTCACCGAATGCAGCAAGTTTAAACATGGCCCGCGCTTATTCAGGAACTGTATTAATTGAAGGAACCACTTTATCTGAAGCACGCGGTACGACCAGAGCTTTAGAAATCATTGGAGCTTCTGATATCGATTTTGCCGAAGTCCTCGTGCGCATGAAAAAGAAAGCGCCGCAATGGTTTAAGGGAGTTCTTCTGCGTGAATGTTTCTTTGAACCCACTTTCCATAAACATGTCGGAAAACTTTGTCATGGTTTCCAATTCCACACGGATATTCCGATGTACAAGCATGACTTGTTTAAACCATTCCGTTTGACTGCACTGATGCTGAAGGTGATTCGCGAAATGCATCCAGACTATCCAATCTATCGTGATTTCGCCTATGAATATGTTCGTGACCGTTTGGCGTTTGATGTGATCAACGGTGGACCGGCTTTGAAAGATTGGATTGAAGATAAAAAAGCCACTGTTAAAGATCTTGAAAAAGCATTAAGTGCCGATGAAAAATCCTGGGCTAAAGAGCGAAAGAAATATCTTTTGTATAAGTAA
- the hemC gene encoding hydroxymethylbilane synthase, with protein sequence MRLKISARKSDLARLQAYMVGDALKKKHQNLEIEYRFKESLGDKNLTEPLWKIPEKGVFTEDFYGELIRGETDMVVHSWKDLPTEFKDDTVIAATLPRADQRDLLLLKKSHFEKIKAARALRVFSSSPRREYNLTEFFKNHLPFGLESVKFESVRGNIPTRIRKLLESTETDGLIVAKAALDRLLTAEADEFNEVRGLLRGYLQELTWMVLPLNVNPNAAAQGALAVEITKGRSDLAQLLSAIHDQSTFDCAQKERDILSSFGGGCHQKIGVAVLHRSYGEITILKGLTDQGVVLEKRDLAGDSPSTFVANQLWSSDVKADRVPLENVKIPAGTSALYVARSEAWPEGLNFAGFVWTAGLKTWKSLAQKGIWVHGCSESLGEQEDARMDILAGNSLAWAKLSHEEGFERDAGVMPLVATYSLKPQGVLNSFTGKESFFWSSGSQFLQAMQEAPEILNKHHACGPGNTYKVIRAYMEKKNAFDPKRLNIFLDQDDWRKQCTK encoded by the coding sequence ATGCGCTTAAAAATTTCCGCAAGGAAAAGTGACTTGGCCCGTCTTCAGGCCTACATGGTTGGAGACGCTCTTAAAAAAAAACATCAGAATCTTGAAATCGAATACCGTTTCAAAGAATCCTTGGGTGATAAAAACCTAACGGAACCTCTATGGAAAATTCCTGAAAAGGGAGTTTTCACGGAAGACTTTTATGGTGAATTGATTCGTGGTGAAACAGATATGGTTGTGCATTCTTGGAAGGATCTTCCGACTGAGTTTAAAGATGACACTGTCATTGCTGCGACTTTACCTCGCGCGGACCAACGGGATCTTTTACTTCTTAAAAAATCGCATTTTGAAAAAATCAAAGCGGCGCGTGCATTACGCGTGTTCAGCTCTTCACCCCGTCGTGAATACAACCTGACTGAGTTTTTCAAAAATCATCTGCCGTTTGGCTTAGAGTCTGTAAAGTTTGAAAGTGTGCGTGGAAATATTCCGACGCGCATTCGTAAGCTTCTTGAAAGCACTGAAACAGATGGCTTGATTGTGGCGAAAGCAGCCTTAGATCGTCTTTTGACTGCAGAGGCTGACGAGTTTAATGAAGTTCGTGGATTATTACGGGGTTACCTTCAAGAGCTTACTTGGATGGTTTTACCTTTAAACGTAAATCCAAATGCGGCAGCTCAAGGTGCTTTGGCGGTTGAAATTACCAAAGGGCGTTCTGATTTAGCTCAGCTGCTTTCAGCGATTCATGATCAAAGTACTTTTGATTGTGCGCAAAAAGAACGTGATATTCTTTCTAGCTTTGGTGGTGGTTGCCACCAGAAGATCGGCGTTGCTGTTCTTCATCGTTCTTATGGCGAAATCACGATATTAAAAGGCCTGACTGATCAAGGGGTTGTCCTTGAAAAACGTGATTTAGCCGGCGATTCCCCTTCTACCTTTGTTGCAAACCAATTGTGGTCTTCTGACGTGAAAGCAGACCGCGTTCCTTTGGAGAATGTGAAGATTCCTGCAGGAACTTCCGCTCTTTATGTCGCGCGCAGTGAAGCGTGGCCAGAAGGATTAAACTTTGCTGGTTTTGTTTGGACTGCGGGGCTTAAAACATGGAAAAGCCTTGCGCAAAAAGGTATATGGGTTCACGGCTGCTCTGAAAGCTTAGGGGAACAAGAAGATGCTCGCATGGATATCCTTGCTGGCAACTCTTTAGCTTGGGCGAAACTTTCCCACGAAGAAGGTTTTGAAAGAGATGCGGGTGTTATGCCTTTAGTTGCTACTTATAGCTTAAAGCCCCAAGGAGTTTTAAATTCCTTTACTGGAAAAGAAAGTTTCTTCTGGAGCAGCGGGAGTCAGTTCTTGCAAGCCATGCAGGAAGCTCCTGAGATTTTAAATAAACATCACGCCTGTGGGCCAGGGAACACTTACAAAGTAATCCGCGCCTATATGGAAAAGAAAAATGCATTTGATCCAAAACGCTTAAATATTTTCTTGGATCAAGACGACTGGAGAAAACAATGCACAAAGTAA
- the hemB gene encoding porphobilinogen synthase: MKLTQRPRRNRKTEALRQMVAETDLRVSQLVLPLFLCEGKGERQVINSMPGIFRMSPDILLEEVGKAVQLGIKTFDLFPALSETLKDSYGKESLNRNGLLPTTLKMIRDKYPEVTLISDVALDPYSSDGHDGVVKNGQILNDETVEILAKMSIVHAEAGADIVSPSDMMDGRVGAIRDALDESGFTNTGILSYSAKYASSFYGPFREALDSAPKFGDKKTYQMDFRNAREALREIELDEMEGADMVMVKPALSYLDIISLVKSHTHLPVAAYNVSGEYGLIKAGAKAGIIDETRAMVETLYSIRRAGADVIFTYFALPMAEWLRKNDR; encoded by the coding sequence ATGAAGCTCACCCAACGCCCACGAAGAAATCGCAAAACTGAAGCCCTGCGACAAATGGTTGCAGAGACAGATTTGAGAGTCTCTCAGCTCGTTCTGCCTTTATTTCTTTGTGAGGGAAAAGGGGAGCGCCAAGTCATCAATTCTATGCCAGGCATCTTCCGAATGAGCCCTGACATTTTGTTGGAAGAGGTTGGTAAAGCGGTTCAATTGGGGATTAAAACCTTCGACCTTTTTCCGGCTCTTTCTGAGACACTGAAAGATTCTTACGGTAAGGAATCGTTAAACCGCAACGGATTGTTGCCTACCACATTGAAAATGATTCGCGATAAGTACCCGGAAGTGACATTGATTTCTGACGTGGCACTGGATCCATATTCTTCAGACGGTCACGATGGCGTCGTAAAAAACGGCCAAATTCTAAATGATGAAACAGTTGAGATCTTAGCAAAGATGTCGATCGTTCATGCTGAAGCAGGTGCTGATATCGTGTCACCATCAGACATGATGGACGGCAGAGTCGGTGCGATTCGTGATGCCCTTGATGAATCAGGATTCACCAACACCGGCATTCTTTCTTATTCCGCAAAATACGCTTCAAGCTTTTACGGTCCATTCCGCGAGGCTTTAGATTCAGCACCAAAATTTGGTGATAAGAAAACTTATCAAATGGATTTTCGCAATGCCCGTGAAGCGCTAAGAGAAATTGAACTTGATGAGATGGAAGGTGCTGACATGGTAATGGTAAAACCAGCGCTAAGTTACCTTGATATCATCAGTCTGGTAAAATCCCACACTCACTTGCCGGTCGCAGCTTACAATGTCAGTGGTGAGTACGGGCTTATCAAAGCAGGCGCCAAAGCTGGGATTATTGATGAAACCCGCGCGATGGTTGAAACACTTTATTCCATCCGCCGTGCAGGTGCTGATGTGATCTTCACCTACTTCGCATTACCAATGGCAGAATGGCTTCGTAAAAACGATCGATGA
- a CDS encoding response regulator: MTQLPFMGRRVLIVDDNFTDRLILKEMLKGLGFTDIQEAEDGAIAESKIDNAVQTKNPFHLVFLDIRMPRQGGLSLLDRLRANSKTHDLYVIMMTATASLENIEGSLKLGVNDFIVKPFNPDVIASKVKAIQFK, from the coding sequence ATGACGCAATTACCTTTTATGGGCCGCCGAGTTTTAATTGTCGATGATAATTTCACCGACCGGCTTATCCTCAAAGAGATGTTAAAAGGTTTGGGCTTTACTGATATTCAGGAAGCTGAAGACGGCGCCATTGCTGAAAGTAAGATCGACAACGCAGTTCAGACAAAAAATCCATTTCATTTGGTATTCTTAGATATTCGCATGCCTCGTCAAGGGGGCCTATCTTTACTTGACCGTCTTCGTGCAAACTCAAAAACCCACGACCTTTACGTGATCATGATGACGGCAACAGCAAGTTTAGAAAATATCGAAGGTTCGCTAAAACTAGGCGTGAACGATTTTATCGTAAAACCGTTTAATCCTGATGTGATCGCCAGCAAAGTAAAAGCGATCCAATTTAAATAA
- a CDS encoding sensor histidine kinase → MYKKHLKPHVKTALAIIWFVFTFSLVAWWWVFFLVRLNPDNVSLEELKTSHRMFAWEGSILLAAILFGGTALVIFTYRDQKRHERLRFFFSTFSHDIKTSIARLRLQAEVLEEDQTVANPVMKRLIQDIQRLDLQLENSLLLANLESGELLLEEVSLSGLLSSLRNEFQELSLELEKEAFIRGDRRALLSILKNLLQNSVLHGKAQNVRIKVSTSGANRLELRIQDDGLGFKGPLGKLGSEILKSRDTRSNGIGLLITKRLLEKMKGDISFESNGSTGFTSILLVEGRLP, encoded by the coding sequence ATGTATAAGAAACACCTTAAACCCCATGTGAAAACGGCGTTAGCGATCATCTGGTTCGTCTTTACGTTTTCGCTTGTGGCTTGGTGGTGGGTGTTTTTCTTAGTTCGGCTTAATCCTGACAATGTCAGCCTTGAAGAACTTAAAACCTCTCATCGCATGTTTGCTTGGGAAGGCTCAATTTTACTTGCGGCTATCTTGTTTGGTGGTACGGCTTTAGTGATCTTTACTTACCGTGATCAAAAGCGCCATGAACGTCTGCGCTTCTTCTTTTCTACTTTCAGTCATGACATTAAGACTTCCATTGCAAGACTTCGCCTGCAGGCCGAGGTTTTGGAAGAAGATCAAACTGTGGCGAATCCCGTGATGAAGCGCTTGATACAAGACATTCAACGGCTAGATCTGCAGTTAGAGAATTCTTTGTTGTTGGCGAATCTCGAAAGTGGTGAGCTTTTACTAGAAGAAGTTTCTTTAAGCGGTCTTCTTTCAAGTCTACGTAACGAGTTCCAAGAGCTTTCTTTAGAACTTGAAAAAGAGGCTTTCATTCGCGGTGACCGTCGTGCGCTTTTAAGCATTCTTAAAAACCTTCTGCAAAACTCCGTTTTGCACGGCAAAGCGCAGAATGTACGTATTAAAGTCAGCACTTCTGGTGCTAACCGCTTGGAATTAAGAATCCAAGATGACGGTTTAGGATTTAAAGGCCCTTTGGGAAAACTTGGATCTGAAATTTTGAAATCCCGCGACACTCGCAGCAATGGCATTGGTCTTTTAATCACCAAACGTCTTTTAGAAAAGATGAAGGGTGATATTTCTTTTGAATCTAACGGCAGCACGGGCTTTACCTCTATTCTTTTAGTGGAGGGCCGCCTGCCATGA
- a CDS encoding A/G-specific adenine glycosylase → MTAQYDYKLDHKQLTQWYKKNHRDLPWRANKDPYRIWLSEVMLQQTTVVAVIPYFEKFLTKFSTVHKLANAPENEVLEAWAGLGYYSRARNLHKAAKALSAQGFPQTAAELLELPGFGPYTSRAVASIAFGEKVGVLDGNVIRVLSRRFGLKLEWWNNKGREQLQNISDELSKLGQADVVNQGLMELGATVCTPQKVTCILCPWASACVAREKGLIETLPLKKPRKESEVWVWKPQVAIKDKKVALITNDYTPFLKGQMIFPGEISKEKSKPKAYDAKHNITHHDIFIQITAKKSLTGKNLQWVALKELKKVNPSSLLQKVLNKVEA, encoded by the coding sequence ATGACGGCACAATACGACTATAAACTCGATCATAAACAGCTTACGCAATGGTACAAAAAAAACCACCGCGACCTTCCTTGGCGAGCTAATAAAGATCCCTATCGCATCTGGCTTTCCGAAGTTATGTTGCAACAAACCACCGTCGTTGCGGTCATTCCTTATTTCGAAAAATTTCTTACGAAGTTTTCAACCGTGCATAAACTTGCCAATGCACCTGAAAATGAAGTTTTAGAAGCTTGGGCGGGTTTGGGTTATTATTCCCGCGCGCGCAACCTTCATAAAGCTGCCAAAGCACTTTCTGCACAAGGGTTCCCGCAAACAGCCGCCGAACTTTTAGAGCTTCCTGGTTTTGGGCCCTACACTTCCCGCGCGGTTGCAAGTATCGCCTTTGGGGAAAAGGTCGGCGTTTTAGATGGCAACGTGATTCGTGTTCTATCCCGTCGCTTTGGTTTAAAACTAGAATGGTGGAATAACAAAGGTCGCGAGCAGTTACAGAATATTTCTGATGAGTTGTCAAAACTGGGACAAGCCGATGTCGTCAATCAAGGTTTGATGGAGCTAGGGGCTACGGTTTGTACCCCGCAAAAAGTGACTTGCATTCTTTGCCCGTGGGCAAGTGCTTGTGTGGCCCGTGAAAAAGGTTTGATTGAAACGTTACCGCTAAAAAAGCCGCGCAAAGAATCGGAAGTCTGGGTGTGGAAGCCGCAAGTTGCGATCAAAGATAAAAAGGTCGCCCTTATAACAAATGATTACACCCCATTCCTTAAAGGGCAGATGATTTTTCCTGGGGAGATTTCTAAAGAAAAAAGCAAGCCTAAGGCCTATGATGCTAAACACAACATCACTCATCATGATATCTTTATTCAAATCACAGCAAAGAAATCCCTGACTGGAAAAAACCTTCAGTGGGTGGCTTTAAAAGAGCTAAAAAAGGTCAATCCTTCTTCGTTGCTGCAAAAAGTTTTGAATAAGGTTGAAGCATGA